CCGGTCCTGGCGATGACGACGTGTGCGACCTGCTCCTGGCCACCACGGGACACACGGTCCTCGGGCGGCGTCTGCTGCGCCCGGCGAGGCGGTGGGCGCCCGGCCTGTACGGTTCGCTGTTGCCGTACGCGGCCGGTTCACGAAGGGTGCTGCTCGGCGCCGTCGCACGATCCTCGTGGTCAGTGCCCGCGAACCTCGGCGCGCTCGCCCGGACGGTGAAAGGCGGGCCGCTGCTGTTCGACTTGGCCGTGGCGTCCCCGCGGGGGCCGTGGCGGCGTTTCGGCCTGCTGGAGTTGACGGGGCCGGCGCTGCCGGACTCCGCCGAGCCGGTGCGGTTCGACCCGGTCCGGCATCCGATTCCCGGGCTCGAACCGGCCGGCGTGTTCCAGCGGCTGCGTGGACCGATCTACACGGCCGCCCAGCAGGTACCTGACCGTGGAGAGGTTCCTTTCTCACATACCACTGCCGACACGCGCGGCTGAGTCCGAACGAAGTCAGCGGGCCGAGGTCCGGCCGTGTCGGCGGTTGGGGGAGGACTTCTGGGGGGTGAACTGGGACAGGTCGTGGATGTGCAGGGCTTTTTCTATGTCGGCGACTCGGTGGACCACGGCGGTGAAGCCGCGTTGGCCGAAACGGCGGTGCTCCGCGGCCTCGAAGACCTCGCCCAGGCGGGCGAACTCCCCGGCGGGCGTCACCTTGCGGAAGACGGGGAACACCACGGTGTCCTCCCGGGACTCGTGGGGCTCGTACATGCGGATGAAGGCGGCCATGTCGGAGACCAATGCCTGCCGCTGGTGGGCCGAGCTTCTGGAATGGTCGGTGGCGGCGAGAATGCGGGCGGTCACTTCGCGTCCCCGTTTGTGTTGCAGTTCCAGGACCGAGACCGTGTGACGGAGTCTTCCGGCCTCGCGCAGGCGCGGGAAGACGTACTTCTCTTCCAGGTACTCGTGGTAGCGCTCGATGAAGTCGCGGATGACGCGCGCCCCGGCGTGCAACTGCTGGTGGGGCACCTGCTCGCCGCGCTGGATCCGCCGGATCCCCTCCCGGTACACCAGCAGGACCCTCTTCAGCACCCCGTGCTCGCGCATGAGGTCCTCCGGAGGGGTCACCCCCGGCTTGTGCCCATGCCCGTGGACCTGCGAAGGGGACGCCGCCGCGAGAGCCGGGGTGTCGGATCCGGGATGGACGGCGAGGGGCGTCGCGCCGGCCAAGGCGATGGTGGACAGGCTGAGCAGGTCACGGCGGCGCACGGCCGACGAGTGATGATCTTCCACAATAACTCCGTTTTGCCCGGTTCTCCGGTTCAACCGCACCGCACGCACCCGCGTGTGCACGGGAGAGTCCCCCGTCTCGCCGGTCCCCACGCCGACACGCGGGTAAATGCCTGGCCTTGCCGTTCCCGTCAACGCCCCGCCTCTGGAAGATACGAGGCGGTCTCCAGAGCGGCTGAGCGGTGTGGGCGATTTCGAATTCTCATCACCACTTACTTTGTACAGCCGGACGGTTTCCAGCGCCCGGTCGGTACGGCCCGCTGGGGCCTCAGCCGTGGGATTCGCTCATACGGCACCGGCGATCGGGTCGGCCGTCAGCGGGGCTTGCGAGCGTGAGGACTGAGAGGATCTGGCCATGGGTGTCTTATGGCGGGCCGTGCTCGTGGGGGCCGCGATCGGAGTGGTGCAACTTTTCATCCGCCTCAATGGTCCAGAAGACGACTGGACGGCGACGGTCACGCTGTTCTTCGCCGCCTTCCCGGTGGGGTTGGCGCTGGGGTGGCTGGTCAGGCTGCCGCGCTGGTGGGTGGTGGGGATTCTGGCGCCGTTCGTCAACACCGCGATCCTCGTCGTCGCGTTCGCCGGTCAGACGCTTTTCTATGTCGAGGACCTTGGCATGAGGGCGATGAGCTTCGCCTTCGTGGGCATTGGAGTGGGCGGCCATGTCACGGCGGCGGCGGTGGTCGTCGCGGGTAATCGGACACTCCGCGCGCTCGCGGTCGGTGCGGTCTTCGCCGGATGCGTCGCCACCTCGTGGAGCCAGGACGCGATAGCCGAGGCGGCGCGCGTGCGAAGGCTGACCTATGCCGGACTGCCGCTCATCGCGCCTGCCATGCCGGATTATCGGCCCACGCATCTTAATGAGTGGTTCGACGAATTTCTGCTGGGGCCACCGTCGTTCGAGCTCGAGTACGAGCACGTACGCGACCGTTCTGCGTTCGAGGTCTTCGTCATGTCGACGAGGGCGACGTCGCCGCAGGCCTCTTGTGCCGAACCTGTTCCGGATGTGACCAACCGACTCGGCGTGACCGGGACCTGCCGGCAGGTGTCACCGGATGTCTGGGTGCGCCGGGAGCCCTACTACATCAGGGTCTTCGCCAGGTACGGCGACGCCCTGGTGCAGATCGCGAGTGACAACACCCCCGAAGCCGACCTGCTCGCCGTCCTCCCGACGTTCCGTCCTGCCACCGCGGAAGAACTGGCCGCGATCGGCGAGATCTGAGCCGCACGCCCGGGCGGGTCGGACCCGAGTCGCGACCCTGCTCATCGTGCTCCTGCCGCGCCCGGTGCGGCACGCCGGTTGACGGCCCGTTCCGCGCCGTTCCACGTCAGGTGCCGGCGTCCCGGGTCGATGTCACTCGGCCGGTCGGGTGCTGTCTCTGGCGAGTTGGTCCTGGAGGCGGGCGTGGCGGAACTGGTAGACGGAGCCGACCGTGCGTAACACCCCGCGGCGGTGGGCGTCGTCGAGAAAGCGGATGCCCTGGTGGGGGAAGACGCCGGTGCGGCCCAGCAGGACGAACGCCACGGTCGCCGACCATGACTGGGAGACGGCGATGGTGACCGCCAGAGCTTCCCCCAGCCCGGTGCCGATGCCGAGGAGCCATCCGGCCTGGGCGCCTCCAACGATCCCGCTGGGCAGACCGAAGCCGACCCCGGCGATCAGGCCGTAGGCGAGCCCTTCCACGAGGCCGGACCGGCGGTCGCGACGCCAGCAGGTGACCGGGTCCATCGGGCCGGCGGCGTCGGCGAAGCCCTGGACCAGGCTGTTGAAGACGCCGAAGAGCAACATGGCCGCCAAGCCGATCACCGCGCCGGCCAGCAGGCCCGTCGGCAGACCCGCGGTGAGGCCGAACGCGAGCCCGTCCGCCAGGCCGAGCACGACGCCGAACGCGAGGCCGACGGTCATGCTTCCCCTGGTCGCGATGGCCTTCCAGCGCAAGGGCCGCAGCCGGCGCGGGCCGGTCCTCCTGCGCGCCTCGGTCAGCGTCGCCGCGATCCCGGACGGCAGGCCGAGGCCGAGTGCGGCGACGAGGCCGATCCCGATGCCGTCCGCGATCCCGCTGGTCGTCCCTACGGCGAGGGCGAAGGCGATCCCGGCGGTCAGGGCCGACGCGAGCGCTCCGGCCAGTCCGCCCGCGAGCGCGGGCCGCGGCCTCACCCCGCGGCCCATCGCCAGGCCGACCCCCACGGCGTTGGCCACCCCGCACACCGTCCCGGCCACCAGGCCGCTCTTCGGCCCGAACATCATGCCGTACGCGACGCCCAGCGGAAGCCCGGCCCCGGGCGCGGCGGGCAGCCCCGCGATGAAGGCGCGGACGGGCGCGGGCGCCCATTGGCGGATGTGCCACCACGCCAGGTCCCGGGTGCCGCGGCGGTTCATCTCGGCGGCCAGGAAACCGAGCCAGCGACGGGCCTGCGCGGCGCTGTACGGCACGGGCTCGCCGCCGGGGCGCGGCTGGTAGGCGGTGGGCACGACCCGCCCGAGCAGGAACGCCTCCACCTCGGCCCGCTCGGTGAACTCGCGGGTGGTGAGCGCGTCGAGCTCGGCCGCGGCGGGGAAGGTGTCCCTGACCAGGGTCAGCATGAGCGGGTTGTCCAAGGCGGAGCTGAGCGCGCTGCCGGGCGCCGCGCGCAGGTGGCCGGCCAGGCGCTGCCAGCCGGGTGGGGGCGGGTGGACCTGGCAGCGGATCAGATAGTCGGCCGCCTCGGTCGATGGCACCGGCAGCAGCTCCAGCGCGGCGGCCCCCTGCAGGTGACCGCCCGCCACCGCGTCCACGAGCTCACCGGTACGGGTGAGCAGCATCAGGCGAAGCGTGATGTGCTGGTCCAGTGCGCGGATCGCGACCGGTCGCAGGTCGTCGGCGATCTCGTCGAAGCCGTCGAGTACCAGGGCCACCTGCCCGCCCTGCACCATGCGCGCGGCGGCGTGCCTGCCGTAGGCGGCGGAGCGGAGGAAGGGATATTCGGTGGTGAGCCGGGCGATCAGCCACTCGTCCAGGCGCTGCTGGCGGGGATTCCAGTCGTGCGCGGTCAGCAGCACCGGCACCGGCACCCGTGCCCGCCGCGTCACGTCCAGGGCCTGCCGATGCTTCAGCGCGTCCAGCACGGTCAGGATCGCGACCGCGGACTTGCCGCGACCCGCGCCGCCCAGGACGATCAGCCGGCCCGACTCCAGGCCGGCGTAGACGCCGAAGAGGTCGGCGATGCCGCCCTCGGCCAGCGTGGCCGTGGTCGCCGCGGCGATCCCGGGCAGCGGCGCGAACCGGGCGTGTCCCGCCGCGCCGAGCGCCTCTTCGACCGGCCCGGTCACCGCCCGGCTCGACCAGCGCCACCGGACGGGGATCGGCGTGGGGTAGCGCAGCCGCCGCTCGGCCGCCGCCTGCTCCCATTGCGCCAGCACCGCCGCCGTGAGCGCGTCGCTCGCGGACGCCAGGCCGT
The Sphaerisporangium krabiense genome window above contains:
- a CDS encoding hemerythrin domain-containing protein; this translates as MEDHHSSAVRRRDLLSLSTIALAGATPLAVHPGSDTPALAAASPSQVHGHGHKPGVTPPEDLMREHGVLKRVLLVYREGIRRIQRGEQVPHQQLHAGARVIRDFIERYHEYLEEKYVFPRLREAGRLRHTVSVLELQHKRGREVTARILAATDHSRSSAHQRQALVSDMAAFIRMYEPHESREDTVVFPVFRKVTPAGEFARLGEVFEAAEHRRFGQRGFTAVVHRVADIEKALHIHDLSQFTPQKSSPNRRHGRTSAR